In Actinoplanes derwentensis, the following proteins share a genomic window:
- a CDS encoding molybdopterin-dependent oxidoreductase — translation MVAALTGNRSSPLVAVGGVVVDHVPAAVKDFGIAVFGVHDKTALLVGTGVLLAAYAFGLGVLARRRWLLAVGGVALFGLVGAVAAVTRPGAGASAAIPSLLGAALAVLVLRHLTSAAEKAGPETAAGKAGPETAGPEAGTTAFGPAAADVPDHDGPGAPETGRAVAVVDMRTPYQIERDRRRFLRDLGIVAAVSAASGFGGRLLTSRRAVTAARADIALPSPSGSAPVLPAGVQVDGAVSYVTPNREFYRIDTAIVTPQVDPASWELRIHGMVRNPVTITWADLLRLPMVERYVTIACVSNEVGSDLIGNALWLGTPIKALLDLADPLPEADQAVQRSVDGWTCGTPTAVLRDGRDALLAVGMNGVPLPIEHGFPVRMIVPGLYGYVSACKWITEIELTRFTDFDAYWVPRGWSAQAPVKTQSRIDTPRDGAVKPAGTVTVAGVAWATHRGVAKVEVQVDEGPWQTAALAEAVSADTWRQWSLTWPASAGRHTLRVRATDLDGVTQTPALAPPAPDGATGWHQVEVVVE, via the coding sequence GTGGTCGCCGCGTTGACCGGGAATCGGTCGTCGCCGCTGGTGGCGGTCGGTGGCGTGGTGGTGGATCACGTGCCGGCCGCGGTCAAGGACTTCGGGATCGCCGTCTTCGGGGTGCACGACAAGACCGCGCTGCTGGTCGGGACCGGAGTGCTGCTCGCCGCCTACGCGTTCGGGCTGGGGGTGCTCGCCCGGCGGCGCTGGTTGCTCGCGGTCGGTGGGGTCGCCCTGTTCGGGCTGGTGGGGGCGGTCGCCGCGGTGACCCGGCCGGGAGCGGGGGCGTCGGCTGCGATTCCGTCACTGCTGGGTGCGGCACTGGCCGTCCTGGTGCTGCGGCACCTGACTTCGGCGGCCGAGAAGGCGGGACCGGAGACGGCAGCCGGTAAAGCGGGACCGGAGACGGCGGGACCCGAGGCGGGGACCACCGCATTCGGCCCGGCGGCGGCCGACGTTCCGGACCACGACGGGCCCGGTGCTCCCGAAACGGGACGGGCCGTTGCGGTTGTCGACATGCGAACCCCGTACCAGATCGAAAGAGACCGTCGTCGCTTCCTCCGGGACCTGGGCATCGTCGCGGCGGTGTCGGCGGCCTCGGGGTTCGGCGGACGGTTGCTGACGTCGCGCCGCGCGGTGACCGCCGCCCGGGCCGACATCGCGCTGCCGTCGCCGTCCGGGAGTGCCCCGGTTCTGCCGGCCGGTGTCCAGGTGGACGGCGCGGTGTCCTACGTGACGCCGAACCGGGAGTTCTACCGGATCGATACCGCCATCGTCACTCCACAGGTGGACCCCGCCTCCTGGGAACTTCGCATCCACGGAATGGTGCGCAATCCGGTCACGATCACGTGGGCGGATCTGCTGCGGCTGCCGATGGTCGAGAGGTACGTGACGATCGCCTGTGTCTCCAACGAAGTCGGCAGTGATCTGATCGGCAACGCGCTCTGGCTCGGCACTCCGATCAAGGCGCTGCTGGACCTGGCCGACCCGTTGCCTGAAGCGGATCAGGCCGTGCAGCGGTCGGTGGACGGCTGGACCTGTGGCACGCCGACGGCGGTGCTGCGCGACGGCCGGGACGCTCTGCTGGCGGTCGGGATGAACGGGGTGCCGCTGCCGATCGAGCACGGTTTCCCGGTGCGGATGATCGTTCCCGGACTGTACGGGTACGTCTCCGCGTGCAAGTGGATCACCGAGATCGAGCTGACCCGGTTCACCGACTTCGACGCCTATTGGGTGCCGAGAGGCTGGTCGGCCCAGGCGCCGGTGAAGACGCAGTCCCGAATCGACACCCCGCGTGACGGTGCGGTCAAGCCCGCCGGGACGGTAACGGTGGCCGGAGTCGCATGGGCGACACATCGCGGGGTCGCCAAGGTCGAAGTGCAGGTCGACGAGGGTCCGTGGCAGACCGCCGCGCTTGCTGAGGCGGTCTCCGCGGACACCTGGCGCCAGTGGAGCCTGACCTGGCCCGCCTCGGCTGGTCGGCACACTCTGCGGGTCCGTGCGACCGATCTCGACGGGGTGACCCAGACCCCGGCTCTGGCCCCGCCGGCCCCGGACGGGGCGACCGGATGGCATCAGGTCGAGGTCGTCGTCGAGTAG
- a CDS encoding peptidase M16 family protein, with product MITELEIGGIPVLHAPATGPMHAGLVFRVGVVDEPLARRGITHLIEHLALHSIGVADHHYNGATGAEFTYFHTRGAETDVVTFLNGVCAALRDLPMERLPVEKEILRTEENSRSGGAGEALALWRHGASDYGVSAYPEWGLSGISADDLSAWTARFFNRHNAALWIAGPAVPAGLDLGLPDGDRQPAPAASSALPVRPAWFPGPSNVVAWDTVVPRGVAATVFSGVLERVLFRSLRQESGLSYTVQTDYTSRADGTALITALADALPEKQGAVLGAFVDVLAAMRLGLIDEADITAVVNRRADEVTRAADTGGRLPGQVFNLLAGQPVLTSDEEFLAELRAVSRADIAALAAVAVADGLLMAPGRTRADWAGYAEAPSRSDFVVDGQAHPQLGHRSSDEPETTLIIGTDGVSLIRGDEPATVRFDRCAVLLAWPDGARRLIGHDGIQVQVEPTLFDGGPAVTAAIDAAVDPESRVTMPARDPDSIPVPQRTPSLAARVRWGYIRNRRLILISLSALAALAIGVVGVYAVGSVVFGDQGLNVLGGGFFMLLISAVYMGSVVHRFGDLMKD from the coding sequence GTGATCACCGAACTCGAGATCGGCGGCATCCCGGTGCTGCACGCGCCCGCCACCGGGCCGATGCACGCCGGGCTGGTCTTCCGGGTCGGCGTGGTGGACGAACCGCTGGCCCGGCGCGGCATCACCCACCTGATCGAACACCTGGCCCTGCACTCGATCGGAGTGGCCGACCACCACTACAACGGTGCCACCGGTGCGGAGTTCACTTACTTCCACACGCGGGGTGCCGAGACCGACGTCGTCACCTTCCTCAACGGTGTCTGCGCGGCTCTGCGGGACCTGCCGATGGAGCGTCTCCCGGTGGAGAAGGAGATCCTGCGGACCGAGGAGAACAGCCGTAGCGGCGGCGCGGGTGAGGCGCTGGCCCTCTGGCGGCACGGTGCCAGTGACTACGGGGTCAGCGCCTATCCGGAGTGGGGACTGTCCGGGATCAGCGCCGACGACCTGAGCGCCTGGACGGCACGGTTCTTCAACCGGCACAACGCCGCCCTGTGGATCGCCGGGCCCGCGGTGCCCGCCGGTCTCGACCTCGGCCTCCCGGACGGCGACCGGCAGCCGGCCCCGGCCGCGTCGTCGGCACTTCCGGTGCGTCCCGCCTGGTTCCCCGGACCGTCCAACGTCGTCGCCTGGGACACGGTGGTGCCCCGCGGTGTCGCAGCCACGGTCTTCTCCGGGGTCCTGGAACGAGTGCTGTTCCGATCGCTGCGCCAGGAGAGCGGCCTCTCCTACACGGTCCAGACCGACTACACCTCCCGCGCCGACGGCACCGCCCTGATCACCGCGCTGGCCGACGCGCTGCCGGAGAAACAGGGCGCGGTCCTCGGCGCCTTCGTCGACGTGCTGGCCGCCATGCGACTCGGCCTGATCGACGAGGCCGACATCACCGCCGTCGTCAACCGGCGGGCCGACGAGGTGACCCGGGCCGCGGACACCGGCGGCCGTCTTCCCGGACAGGTGTTCAACCTGCTCGCCGGGCAGCCGGTGCTGACGAGTGACGAGGAGTTCCTGGCCGAACTGCGGGCGGTCAGCCGGGCGGACATCGCCGCGCTCGCCGCCGTCGCCGTCGCGGACGGGCTGCTGATGGCCCCGGGGCGCACCCGTGCCGACTGGGCCGGGTACGCCGAGGCACCGAGCCGTTCGGACTTCGTCGTCGACGGGCAGGCCCACCCACAGCTCGGCCACCGATCGTCGGACGAACCGGAGACCACCCTGATCATCGGTACGGACGGGGTGAGCCTGATCCGTGGCGACGAGCCGGCCACCGTCCGATTCGACCGCTGCGCGGTGTTGTTGGCCTGGCCGGACGGCGCCCGGCGGCTGATCGGTCACGACGGCATCCAGGTGCAGGTCGAACCCACCCTCTTCGACGGCGGGCCGGCCGTCACAGCGGCGATCGACGCCGCGGTGGATCCGGAGTCGCGGGTCACGATGCCGGCCCGCGATCCGGACTCGATTCCGGTCCCGCAGCGGACGCCGAGTCTGGCCGCGCGGGTGCGCTGGGGCTACATCCGGAACCGGCGGCTCATCCTGATCTCCCTCAGTGCGCTGGCGGCCCTGGCCATCGGCGTCGTGGGTGTCTACGCGGTCGGGAGCGTGGTCTTCGGAGACCAGGGACTGAACGTGCTGGGCGGTGGCTTCTTCATGCTTCTGATCAGCGCGGTGTACATGGGTTCCGTCGTCCACAGGTTCGGCGACCTGATGAAGGACTGA